The following coding sequences are from one Rutidosis leptorrhynchoides isolate AG116_Rl617_1_P2 chromosome 11, CSIRO_AGI_Rlap_v1, whole genome shotgun sequence window:
- the LOC139876938 gene encoding non-specific lipid-transfer protein 1-like, whose translation MAVAKIIVLAALLCFMVASAPHPAEGAVTCQSVVTSLTPCASYLTTGGQAPPACCSGVNSLFKAAATTTDRQTACRCMQQAARMVPGINPNAASSLPGKCGVNIPYKISPSTDCSKVQ comes from the exons ATGGCAGTTGCAAAGATAATAGTTTTGGCAGCACTCTTATGCTTCATGGTGGCAAGTGCGCCTCACCCTGCAGAGGGTGCGGTGACTTGCCAGTCGGTGGTAACTAGCCTAACACCGTGTGCCTCCTACCTAACAACAGGAGGCCAGGCCCCACCGGCATGTTGCAGTGGTGTAAACTCACTATTCAAGGCTGCAGCAACCACTACTGACCGTCAAACCGCTTGTAGATGTATGCAACAAGCCGCCCGAATGGTCCCTGGAATTAATCCTAATGCCGCTAGTAGCCTCCCCGGAAAATGCGGTGTTAACATCCCATACAAGATCAGCCCTTCTACTGACTGTTCCAA GGTGCAATGA